The Malus domestica chromosome 10, GDT2T_hap1 nucleotide sequence GATGTCCCAATCGCGAGGGATGAGATACGAAAGCCAGGTGTCATCTGCAAACGAGAAATCTGATCATTAATATACTTAAAGGGTTATCAAAACCCAAGcgatatatgtaaaatgtagttTAATGCATCAAACAGAAAAGTCTAGCTAGTTTTTGAACATTCTTCGCAAAACTTTTGAAGCACAAATCGGATAGCCTGGTTGTTTCAATCAAACCAATTCGGAAAAGATCTAACACTGACAACGAGTTTAAGTGAATATCAGCATAGGATGTTGATCAATTATACGGCGTTGGATACAAAATCATGTACCATTATTATGGTTTTACATGTAATATCAAGTAGCACATGAGCAAAATATGAAAGTCTGTTTAGAACCCAAACACCAAAATAAGCAGGTGTGAGAGTACATGAGCACATGCACACGATGTATGTCTTTATGCGTATGTGCTTGTGTGTTTGCACATATATgtctggttttttatttaaatcaaTACAAACCTCCATTACGTACAGCCTTCACCTCCAAGACTCCAGCACCTCGCGGTCCAGACACAGGAAATGTGCAAGATACAGAATGCCGTTTATGAGCTACTGCAAGCGATGCATTGTACCATGGGCCCTTCACAATAGGTTCCCCTATAGCCTCTATGATTGCTGGATTCTTACTGGCTTTCTCCATGGCCTTGCTGCAAAGTTTCCAGGAATTGATTAAAACATGAAACCTTAAATTAAGTATACATATGTAACATTGAAACGGTTTAAGGTTGTTTTTCGAACTCTGTATGGATCTTTTATCCCTTCAAAGAAAACTCACATTTCTCCCTCTTCTTCCCTCGTTCTTCATTCTTCCTACACACTACTACGAACGAACAACCAGCCACCTATGAGTAAAACCGCCCACATTTCCTCCCTTATGTGGGGGCATTATGTCATGATCTATGTAAGGCGTTGGGTAATAGAACATACATCAACCAAGCAAGCTGCTGATACATATGAAAATTATTCCACGGGCTGCATTGTTTATGTATACGatgaagcaatccaagtcgCCAACTAGTTTTTTTCtcaccctccctccctccctcctctaCAATCAAGTTTGTAATCTATACGTTTTTAACAAAGCTTTTCGAGAAGAAGTTTCTCATAAGCTATATTACAGATGCTACAAATACAATCTCCAAATTCATTTGAACACGTTGTTGATCAGAATGTCGTTGATCCCAACTATTCGCaaaccaaaaaatgaaaacccCCTTTACAAGTTCAAGCATAGATTCAAACTTAGACCAGCAATACTTCCCTATACGAGCAAATAGATCAATCATACCATTTAACACAGAAGAGTTAAAAGTCCCATCTACTTGGAGTTGGAAAGATACCTGCTGCAGCTTTGATAAATCACAAGATCATTAAGAGCACTCAAAGCAACACCGCCGGTAGTGGTAATCAGAATAAAAGACACCGCTTTTCGACCAAAAGACGACGTGCTCTTCCCTTCATCCACCGTCTTCGCCGCCGAACTGtgcaaataaaacaaaagctGAACCTGGAAAAGTGTGGTGCTGAGGAGCTCCTGTTGAACAACGAAACCATCCTCCTCGCCAGCATTTTCTCTGCTCCGCTTGCTTGTGCTGCTGTGTGTTGGGTTGTACTACTGGCGTGGTGCGGTGGTGCCCTTCGGCCCTTCGGCCTTCGCTTCAGAGTTTCAACTTTCAAGCGCCCACCGACTGGACCGTTTTGTCCCTCTCAAAAGCACAGAATATGGGCCGGTACTGATCTGGGGGTGAGGTCCATTTCGTCAAAAGGCCCGTGATTCATAATTTGCTTGTTTGTTATTAAACAAATTAATGGAGAGAAATATTAGAATTTTAGGTCTTCCGACATCAAGAAGAGGGAATAGAATTCTATCCGGATCCTATTTGTGGGGATTCAGATGATCAATTAATTGTGTtaatttatcgtacatcgtgcgattataaattattttgaattttttatttaaaaataaatataaatactaCATAATGAAAactgactgcacgatgtacgatgaacggatacgaTTGATTGATCTTCTGGATccccacaaagagaatccgaagAGGACTGAATTTTCGGTAGGGGTGTCACGTAGTCAGGCCTATAGAGCAGCTAGTAAGACAACGTTACATTGCTGTGGGTGTGGTCGAATTAACCAAAAAGCAAAGAGTTTGTGGGGAAGAAAACTTCAGTAGGGCATATCACATGTGGCCCCAACTGTAatctttttcacaaaaaaaacacacaaactcTCCCTGTTTTTAGTTAATTCGAGCCCACTCATGACAATGTAACTTTCTTCTTATTGGAAGATAAGATATCAAGTGATCCGGACCTTTAAATTTTGAACTAACGGCTAAAAACAGAGAAGTTagtaaaaacttttaaaaactataataatttttaaccgtagatcaaatttttaaaagcCCAAATCACTTGATCCCTGAACTTTAAAGGGAAAGATC carries:
- the LOC103412238 gene encoding uncharacterized protein, whose product is MDLTPRSELLSTTLFQVQLLFYLHSSAAKTVDEGKSTSSFGRKAVSFILITTTGGVALSALNDLVIYQSCSSKAMEKASKNPAIIEAIGEPIVKGPWYNASLAVAHKRHSVSCTFPVSGPRGAGVLEVKAVRNGDDTWLSYLIPRDWDILIMDALVHIPGNEEKQRTVRIGISDSAPGPACTACTGCPTQVSASPKN